The genomic stretch TAAAACTGCGTTGACCATGCCTGACATGAATTTTGATACAGCTGATGCATTTTTTGAGTCTCTTGGGATAGATCAAGGTTTGTTTGAAAAGGCGTACAACATATGTTCCAAAAAGAAAAGCATTGTCCTGAAACGAAATCCTGGAGACATTTGGGTGAACCAGTacaacaaagacttactccGTGCTTGGCAAGGCAATATGGATATCCAGTATGTCACAGATGCCTTTTCAGTTGTGGTCTACATACTGTCGTATATCACAAAAGCAGAACAAGAAATGGGTTTGCTCTTACAACGTGCCCAAGACGAATCAATGAATGGCAACCTTGATGCAAAAGCAGCATTCAAACAGCTTGGAAGTGTTTACCTACACAACAGAGAAGTTTCAGCCCAAGAGGCAGTGTATCgattaacacacatgcacttgaaaGAATGCTCTCGTGACGTACAGTTTATTCCAGTTGGTGATAATCCTGTTAGGATGAGTTTACCGTTGCATGTCCTCCAAACTAAAGCCCAATTCCAACAGTGTAATGATGAAAGCAGCATTTGGATGACCAATGTGATTGAGAGGTATAAGAGCAGACCCCAGAATGaacaatttgaggatttatgcctGGCCAGTTTTTGTTCTGAATACAGAGTTCTATCAAAGTCACAGGTTCCGACTGAAAGAGATTCACATGACATAATACAGCTCAACAACAACTGTGGCTTTGTGAAAAGAAGGACCCGAACTGAACCTGCTGTTGTGAGGTATCCCAGATTTTCACCCACAAAAAACCCTGAAAAGTACTTCCATTCGTTGCTGCAACTGTTTCTGCCTTACTTTGAAGACTATCACCTCAAACCGCCCCAGTTTGATACATATGAACATTTCTATAAAAATGGTGCAGTGAAATGTGGTGTTGATGTTCAAAGAGTGCAGTCGATTGTGGATACCAACAAAGctttatttgaaaaagaaagtgatGAGATTGACAGAGCTAAACAGTTGCTGGAAGACAAAATTGATTTAGAAGATGCCTGGGCTCAGATATGTcctgaaacagaaagggagcGTCTTCGTTGTTTGGATctgatgaaagaaaaagttgtagatgatgaaggtgatgatgatgacaaactCATTCCTGACCTGACAGCAAACCCACAGACTACATGCTCTTTGGAAACAAATCATGTGTCAATGCCCAGACAAGATGCATTGCATTTATTACGATCATTAAATGAAGAACAGTCTACCATATTCTATGCTGTTCGTAAGTGGTGTTTGCAGAAactgtttggacaaaatcctGAACCGTTGCGATTATTCATTACTGGTGGAGCAGGAACGGGGAAAAGTCATTTAATCAAAGCGATACATTACGAATCTACCAGGCTGTTGTCACAGATTGCTGAAAATCCTGAGGATCTCACTGTGCTTCTAACAGCACCTACAGGAGTGGCTGCATATAACATTGGTGCTGCAACAATTCACAATACATTCTCCATTGGTGCAAATGTCAAACTGCCATATCAACCACTAGGTGATGAGAAAGTAAATTCTTTGCGAACCAAAATGGGCAGCTTGCAAATTCTGATCATTGATGAAGTGTCCATGGTCGACCACCGTCTTTTGGCCTACATTCATGGTAGACTGCGTCAAATCAAGCAGACTGGTGATTATTCCTTGTTTGCAAAAGTTTCCCTGATTTGTGTGGGTGATTTTTTCCAACTCAAGCCTGTGAAAGGAACACCTCTTTTTGCTGAAAACAAAGGAGCCAACCTGTGGGACAATAACTTTGAGGTTGCAGAACTGACTAAAGTTGTTAGACAAGAAAATGCAGCATTTGCGGAAATGCTTAATCGTCTCAGAGTCCGTAAAAAGAACGAACCTCTCACCAACTGTGATGTTCTCACACTGAGGCAGCGTGAAACTGGTGAGGAATCTACAGACATTCATGTGTATGCTACAAATGCAGAGGTTGATGAATATAACGTGAGGAGACTGCAAGAGACCTGCCCAGACGCAATCAGCATACGTGCTCAAGACTTTGTTCGAAATCCCAAAACTGGAAGAATGGAACGGAAAGTTGGCTTTCACACAAAAGTTTTCAACTCTTGCTTGCCTAAATGTGTTATGTTGGGTGTTGGAGCAAGGGTCATGTTGAAGAAAAACATAGATGTGTCTGATGGCCTTGTCAACGGAGCATGTGGCACTGTCGTGGAAATTATTCAAAGTCAACAAGACGATGACATGCCTGCAGCTATCCATGTGGAGTTTGAAGACCCTAATGTAGGAAAGATCCAGAGGTCAAAAGCAAAAAGGGTTTCTGAGCGTTCAACGATAGTGGAAGTGCAAGAGGAACAAGTGGCTAATAATGGTGGAGTACGAAGGCAACTGCCGATTAGCCTGGCCTGGTCAGTAACTGTACATAAATGTCAAGGGCTTACTGTTGAAAGGGCTGTTGTATCACTCAAGAAGATCTTTGCTCCAGGGCAAGCATACGTTGCGTTGAGTCGCGTGAGAACTCTCGGTGGGCTGATAATTGAGGACTTCAAAGAATCTGCCATATTTTGTGATAACAAAGTAGATTCGGCTATGGAAAGCTTGCCTAAGTTTAACTTTGGAATGTCTGTTTCATCCAACATGAACCCTGTGTGCACAGTAGCACTTCACAATGTACAGAGTTTGAATGCTCACATTCAGGATGTTCAATCCCACAAAGCCCTCATGAACGctgactgtatttgcttaacagAGACGTGGCTCAATGTAGACACTGAAGAAGAGCCACAACTTCCAGGATACGTCTTCAAACACAATCCGAGAGGAAACTGTTACGATGACTCTGAGCCAGCCTTTGCAGCgctgaaacaacaacaaagaggtGGAGTTGGTCTGTATTGGTCAGAAAACATTGACGTGCAGGTGTCAGTTCCAGAAAGATGCAATTTGGAATGTCTGTATTTTGAAATACCTCATGCAAATTTGACTGCTGCTTTGTTGTACAGGCCCAGCTCTTATAAGACTGACATGTTTCGAGAACAGTTATTACAGGTCATCTTTGAACTTGAGAATCATCCAGGGAGGAAACTCATCATGGGAGACTTCAATGAGGATATCTTTGTATCATCTACAATTCTCAAGTTACTGGAACGGCATGGATACACTCAACATGTGCAAGCAGCTACAACTGAAAAAGGTACATTAATAGATCATGTTTACGTTAAAGGCACAGAAGATGTTGTTGTTGAAGTTGTGCAGACATACTACAGTTTTCATGAAGCGATACTGATTTCACTGTTGTAATGTTTTCTGTGATTTAATGATATTTGTCTTTGAATAGGTAGGCATTTATGTTCTGGCTATGTTACACATGACGTCATTATGAGTTCACTTCATATTCCGTCCGCTAAGTGgggtttgggtgggtgggtggtggcaaGGAGAGAGCATAACACTGGACGGTCCTTGCAAGGGATGGGAGGGGTATGGGggccattttccaaaagaagttGCAAATAACGGTAAAGATATACAGATGAATATGTAAATATCAGGAAGCTATACAGTTGACTTATTATCTAGgcaactattttttttaaagtcagCAGATCATTCCTTAATTGTCTAAAGCATTTTAGACTATGTTTTCTTAATGTTTGTCAAACTATTTCATTTTGGTTGCATGACACCACCGTTACACCAAGTTATGTGTAATGCTTTAAATGCTAAAAAGAATCCAAATGAAAGTTTTAAAGaaccacactgcaaaaactgcttatctaacaaaatctcaccaagtgttattaaaggggtcatagaatgcaaaaccgagtttaccttgtcatagatgaatattattatatcaagataaaaaaagcaTAAAGAGatttacctagcgctttcttgtgaaaacatttgacttaatttaaaaaaagttttacttattttaagacatctcatcctgaaaacaagcaaatttgtctgccagtgcgttaagcaaatgtgtcctaaaaacaagcaaatttgtctgccagtgcgttgagcaaagttgtcttgataagactccttaaaataagtcaaagtcttcttaaattaagtcaaaatgttcttttgagagggcgctaggtaagtcttttcatactaaaaacaataccaaatagatgttttaatcttaatataagattaataacacttggtaagatttcattttttgcagtgcatatgtaagattgtggccaaaactggtactgcaatcactttcaaattactgtagagaggtgtatcccctccccctcccccctgacttgaGGTTGctaacccggatgccgaaacactactgactttgtgattagtataTAAGTGGAGGGTggtgcatcaggccaaaacacaacatgacatgacaaaacacaacatcaacatcagttgagggctgcaacttcactttaaaaatgacaatattctggctggactactgttgtcagtgatataagtatttgaaatgaacatgatttcttaatgtctagtgacatatcagggccattttatgattaatttaatttaatttgttacatacggttcctttaatgaaTGGACAGACATAGCACTATATTGAATGATTTTATCTTTACCGTTATTGTAAAACCTTAACATTAGCAGTGAATTACAGTTAAGACGGTAACAGTCAATAACAGCAAACACAGCTGTTCAATTTTAGTATACAAAACAATTGATAACAGTAAAATAGAATTAACCATATTATTTTACACAGATATTATAGTCAGTTGAAGACTGGTATTATTACTGCAACACTGAGTTAAAGGACAACAATACCTTAAATCTTCAATGAAGTGAAagaataaattatgtatgaatgaATTGTCTCGAGATTATGAAAGAAtggtgaaaacaaagaaaacaaatcttaagtgcaacttcttttggaaaatggccCCCATACAGGgaactttttttttcaacatttttatGAATTATACCAAGTGGACAGTCATGCCATTGCTGTTTGTCATGCATATCAAAGGTGTCCAAATCACCACCAATTTGCAGCTAAgatacagttttcagcacaTACAGTTGTGTGACACAAAAAGTGTTCCTGCTTCACCCTTATTGGTGTCATACTGACAAATGCTTTATTACAGTAAAGTGATGATACCATATGTACAAGATCACTTGCTGATTACAGACAAACTCTTGTCATTTACTGTGGGATCAGTTCTGTTCCCTTTAAGCTGACACAGGTCATAGGCCCAGCCAACATCTCGCTGCAACACCACTATTTCTTGGAAAAGGGCAGAATCTCCAAGGACATTCTGTTTGGTGGAGTTGCCACCAGCACCAGGGCAGTTTAAGGACATGAAAGCCATGGACAGCAATGCAGTCTGCTGAGACAAGCATGTGAGTAAACACGCTTGCTGGAGACAGGTGATGTGTAAAGGGGGAAATTCAGAGGACACATTCAGAAGAATACCAtgtggattaaaaaaaaacaacagcagcaacagccatTATTCCTTTGTCGGACTACACAGCCATTTTTATCAGTGATTTCTATGTCTACGAGACTGACAAGTGGCATCTTAGCACTGTGTATCTTTCATACCAATTTAACTGAATAATAATactatgtttattttatatagcgcctttctcaaacccaaggtcgctttacatagtagaaGGAAAACACCTTGCCATTTTTTGTCTGAGTGATGAAAATACATGTTAGCAGTCATTCGCATATTCAGCACTGTCCACTTGGTATGCAGTTCTGTAAACAGGGCACGGTGAATCGAACTAAATTGCATTGTTAAAGTAATTAAAATATGCATCAGTTGATCATTTAATTTACAAATGTGTTATATTGACAGACTTTAGATAattattttgtttatgtaaaaatgCTATGTTTTGATATGAAGAATTCAGAGAagaaagtttgtttttgtttctaagTTTTAGATTGGGTGAGGACAATTCAGTTGGCTACTTAATCAACCCAGGACAAATTTCAGCCATTAGTCCTGTACAACTACTTGAAATAAGACATATTGTGgtttaaatgttattttttcTGCCTGTGTGATgcgttgtttgtttttcattcgGGCCTGATTTTGTATTAGGATGTTCTTTTGTGTTCTGTTCTTTTGTGTGGGACTGATTTGTTTTAGCTGCAACTGTACTATAAGTATTTTGTTATCACaccaaggactgtaatttaaaTGACATGTAACAAGTTACTTTACTTGATACATTGAATGaactatttttattttgttttgttttgttatgttattatCAATTATTGTGAAGTATGTTTTGGCATGGATAATtacaaagaaggaaaaagagaaggaagagTTATTGATATTATATCAGAAAAGTTACTTATGCTCTATGAATTTAATTTCATAATGGCATATGGAATCTGTTCACTAACATATTGCTAAATTTCACTGCTGGATCTGTACAATTAACCACCACA from Alosa sapidissima isolate fAloSap1 unplaced genomic scaffold, fAloSap1.pri scaffold_420_ctg1, whole genome shotgun sequence encodes the following:
- the LOC121700845 gene encoding ATP-dependent DNA helicase PIF1-like → MGSLQILIIDEVSMVDHRLLAYIHGRLRQIKQTGDYSLFAKVSLICVGDFFQLKPVKGTPLFAENKGANLWDNNFEVAELTKVVRQENAAFAEMLNRLRVRKKNEPLTNCDVLTLRQRETETWLNVDTEEEPQLPGYVFKHNPRGNCYDDSEPAFAALKQQQRVITGHL